The nucleotide sequence ATGCAGATTGGGATTGGGGTTGCGCTTAAGTTCTGCTTCAATGGTTTCCCGACCATCATCCGGGCGAGTGAGGACCCAGACTTGATGATACTTGGCAATTTCCCAGGCAGTATTCCAACCCACTCCCAGTTCTGTTCCCCGTCCTGGTTCACAGGCATAGGCGGAAAGTAGTATCTTCATAGGCAAAGTAACTCTAAATTTAGTGTGGCAGCGTTTCCTTGCACTATTTGACTACCAGCGCAATCTCGTCACATAAACGCCCACCAGATAACCAGAGAGCCGGCATCACAATTGCATTTCCCAGCCAGTTTTTGAACGTCGGGTTTCGCCACTGGAACATATATATTTGCTCGACTTTCAGATCATAGCGAGAAAGAATCCGAGACAGGGTTGAAACGGAAAAATAAGCGATGTGATCAGGGTGAACATACTCGTAACCCATCAGAATCATTGCCATCATCCGCTTAATTGCAAATGCCTGGGGTGTCGTAATCAGCAGTTGCCCTCCAGGGTTTAATTTATTTCGGATACCTGCCAGGAAAAGCCCAATATTAGAAACATGCTCAATCACATCGGCTGCCACAATAACGTCAAACTTTTGCCCCGCCAGGGCTTCACATTGATCTAATTCTTCTGCACTGTGGACAAGAAACTTCTGTTCGGGCATCAGACTGGATAATGTTTCAATTCCTTCTTTGTCAATATCCAGTCCAATCACCTCTGTAGCCACCTGTACCAGACGGGCGTGCAGCAGTTTGTTGTTTTCAATTTTGTAGGTTGTGATGGGATAGTCAGTACAGCCAACGTGCAGTACCCGTTTCCCGCGACATGACTCCACTAACCAGTCATCTCGCCGGATCATCTTGAGTCTGGGAATCTTTTGCATAATTTGTTTACCTTGTATAGCTTGTATAGGGGAACAGGGTGTTGTGTGCCACTGGGTTTGCACCCTTAGCAATGGAGGAGTTGCTAGGAACAGACAGCTTCATAAAAATCCAGGTACTGTTTACAGATTGTGAGCGATTGAAAATCGTGGGATCGCTGTAAAGCTCGTTGTCTGTAGTGCTGTTGCAGATCGGGTTGCTGGAGCATTTTTACCATTGCCTCAGCCAGGATTTTGGGATCACCCGCAGGAACCACCATGCCATACTTACCATAATCAACCAGATCTTTTGCGCCTCCGGGAGAGTCTGGCACAATCGTGGCAGCACCACAGGCAAAGGCTTCTTGAAGGGCGATCGGGCACCCTTCCCAGGCTGAAGTGAGAACGAAAACTCTGCATCGAGCCATAAATCCATAGGGATTGGGGACATATCCAGGCATCGAAACAAATTGATCAATCTGTAACTCCTGACACAGACTTTCCAGGTCAGTCCGGAGTGGGCCTTTCCCCAAAATCAAGAGCCTGGCTTCCATCGTTTTGAGAACCTGAGAAAAGGCACGGATAAGAATATCCAGACGCTTTTGCTTCGCTAACCGAGCAACGGTCAGAATCACAGGAGCTTGAGCCTGATCAAACCAGGGATGGCTGATCGGCTCATGGGCTAAACGCTGAATTTGCTCTATATCTACCGTGTTGGGAATGACGGTCATTGGAATATGAGGCGACACTTTCACCTGCTCAACCAAATCCGTTAAAACGTCCTGGGCAACTCCAATCACGCCGTGCCCGAATGGGTAGCTGTAGCGCATTACAAGCGGCAAATATCGTAACTTCAGTTGATTGCGATGCTCAATACTGGCTTCCAAACTAATCACATTATGCTCAGTCATAATCACTTTTGTAGATGCACCAGCCAGCCTTCGTGCCCAAATCGCAATCACATTGAAATACCAGGGCATTGGGAAAATCACGTCTGGATTATAGTCTCGGAGATACCGTGCCAGTGGTAAGAGAGCATAAGTGGCATGTTTAACGTTTAAGCTGACAATATTGATATCGGGATACCAGCTTTTTTCCTCAGATGTTGCATTCAAAACGATCAAATCACAATCGCTGATCCCCATTTGCCTAAAACCGCGAATCAGTGCGGCTCCCAAACGGGTAAACACACCCGCTTCAATGCCATGCATAAAAAGAGCGATTTTTTTGGGATACATGCTGTCAACTAATTGAATAGCTATTGAATCACTAACGTAATCAATCTTCTAACGAATTAAATAAGGTCCTGTCCTGATGGTTTTGTCCTCAAATCATATAAAGTGCCACCTGATTTGCTGTTGAGCATCCACGTATTCCAGTCGTCGCTTCAACCAGCCATGACTCGCTCAGTGACTTCCGCCAGGCATCTGGCGGCAGCCTGAGGCGTGTACTTTGCCATAATCTGTTGCGATCGCTCACCCATCACCCCAATCAACTCTGGATTGTCCATAAATTTCTGCATCAGGTCAGCCAGTTCACTGGCATTATCTGGTGGAAATACATAGCCATTCTCGCCATGCTGCACCAGTTCTGAAGTACCGGCTCCTTTAGAACACAGGATGGGCTTACCCAGCAACATTGCTTCCAGGGCCACGACTCCCCAGGTGTCTTCCAGGGTTGGAAATACAAACACATCCGCATACTTAAAGTAGCTGCCAATCTGGTCATAGCTCACCCGTCCTGCCCAGTGGATGCGATCGCCCAGCCCATGCTCCTGACAAAAGGTCTTCAACGCCTCTTGCTGTGGACCATCCCCCACAACCAGCAGACTGTAATTCCTGTATCCCCTCATTTGCAACGTTGCACAGGCTTCCAGCAGTAGCGGTAGCCCTTTTCGCGGGATCAAATGCCCTACAAACAAAAAAATGGGATGTGGCAAAGGAGGTAAGCTGGTTTCAATGACCCCGGAACCAGGAAGTGTCTTCTCATCAGGAATTTCGTAAGGCTGCAAAAAGACCCGATCCGGACGAGCACTCAGCACCTCAGTCAGGTAATCCTTGCCAGCTTGACTGTTGGTAATGCAGGCATCCGCCAGCCAAACCATGACCCGTCGTACAAACAGCCGCAATCCTGAATGGCGATAGTCTACCCCAGGGGAACTTCCCTCATAGGCAATGATCACTCGCCACCACAGCAAAGGCTTTAAGATCAATGCCAGAATCGTCCAGACCCCAAAAGAACTGGAGAAAATCACCTGGGGTCTAAGTTTCAACAGGTGTCCCACAATACCGGGTGAAAGATAGGTGAAGTTATCACCGTAGCTGCTGGCATCCCGGTTTACTTCAATCACTCGAAACTTTCCCACTACCTCAACGTGAAGCGATCCTTCTAACCCGCTGGCAAATCCGGGAAATAACCCGGTGAAAACAGTTGTATTGGGGTAAAGCCGCGCAAATTCACTTAAAGAGGGCTGCCAGTAGAACCAGGCTACTGGTAATAACCAGGCAACTCGAAGGTCATTCATAAACAGCACAAAAGGCACTTAGACAAGAGAGCCGATACCCGGAAGAGCCACTCAAGAAACAGCCTGAAAGGGCAACCAGATATACCAGAATAGCTGGCAGACCCAAAACGTTGAACAAAGCAACCCATGATTGCTTTGCCTTAGTTTCTATTCAGCGTGGGGGAGCTACATTAAGCAGATACGCGAATCGTATAATCTGATCCTTTATATCTTGGGTGCGAATGGGGCAAAACAAAAGCCAATCGCCTTATTCTCTATAGAACCTTTAAGAAGGTGAACAACACCCCCCACTTTTGTAAAGCGGGAGTAAACTTTGGTGGTAAAATTTGTGTCAACCTCCGTAATTCCTGGTAGAGTCGGTTCAGTGGTTGCACAGAATCGCAGCGATTTCTATGGGTTTAGCGCCATTACACTCGTTGTCAGGCTCCCGCTAAAGCCCGATGAGTATACCAGAAAGGTCATGCCAGGCAGGAAGCTCCGGCTTCCACGACTGAGAGATCATTGACACGTATTCACTGAGTCTTAGCACTGGAGCTAGGAAGGTAATTAAGTCATGTCTGCTGAGACAAGTCCCCGGATTGCGTTTTGGCTTGGTTCCTTCGGTGGAGGAGGGATTGAACGGATCACAGCCCATCTGGCTCATAGTTTTGTCCGTTTGGGGATCCGCATCGACCTGGTTCTTAACCGGGGTGAGAGTCCCCATCTGTGGCGAATGCCAGATGAAACACGCATTATTGACTTAAAGCAACCTCGATTGTCCCTGAGTTTGCCAGGGCTGGTGCAGTATCTTCGGCAGGAACGCCCAGCCGCTTTGTTATCCACAGACCATTATTTGAATGAAATTGCCCTGGTAGCAGGGCGAATTGCAAACGTTCCGACTCGCATCGTTGTCGCAGAACACAACCAGTTATCAAAAACCACCCGCAACTCCAACCAACTGAAGGGGCGTTTAGCACCATTGCTGACACGACTTTTGTATCCCTGGGCTGATGGTATCGTAGCCGTGTCCTATGGAGTCGCCCAGGATCTGGCTGATACGGCATCGCTTCCCCTGGACCAGATCCAAACAATTTACAATCCTGTGATCACCCCAGAGATTCTTACCAATGCCCAAGAGCCTGTGGATCATCCCTGGTTTAATTCACAGGATGTTCCAGTACTTTTAGGTGTAGGCAAGTTGGAGGCCCAAAAAGACTTTCCTACGCTGCTCCAGGCTTTTGCCAGAGTTCGTCAGGTCAGGCAGGCACGACTCGTGATTCTCGGCTGGGGGCCTGATCGCCCCCAATTGGAAGCACTGGTCCAGCAGTTAGGCATAGAAGAAGATGTTGATTTGCCAGGTTATGTGCAGAATCCCTATGCCTACATGGCGCGATCGCGTGTATTCGTCCTGTCCTCTGCCTGGGAAGGACTGCCAACGGTTTTGATTGAAGCTATGGCACTGGGTACGCCTGTTGTATCCACTGACTGTGAAAGTGGTCCCTCAGAGATTCTGGCAAATGGTAAATATGGCTATTTAACGCCGGTAGGAGATTCTGAAAAACTGGCAGAAGCGATTTTACAGGTTCTGGCAGGTAATCTCAAGCCAATAGATCCAGCCTGGCTGGAGCAGTTTGGTTTAGAAACGGCAACCCGTAAATATCTGGATGTATTGGGGGCTACCAGTTTGGGGACTACCAGTTTGGGGGCTACCAGAGCATCATCACAACCCTTAGCCATGATTGAGCAAAATAATTGACTGAAAATGAATAGCACTGAATTAAGCCAAACGCGATCGCTCAGATCTCCGACTTCTTGAAGAAGTTGAAGATCTTTAATCCCTTACGTCAGTGCCATTCGACTGCAAATCATTGCCTGAATTAACTGATGAGTGGAGTTGAACCAATGCCATTGAAAAAGTTCTCACAAGACCAGGGAGACTTGATTAAGGAGTACTACAACTCCTACGGATATGTGGTAGTTGAAAACCTGTTAAGCCCTGCTAAAATTCAAACCTTTCTGAACGCCTACGAAAAGGTTAAACACTCCAGAGCGTTTGTGTTTTTCAGCCAGGACACCCACCTGCCAACTCAACCAAAATTAACACCCGAGGGTTTCATTGAAAATTCGATGCTATACCCGGCTGATTTGAAATTCTGGAGAAGTTTTTCGCAATCTCTAGAAGAATGCCTGGTGGATGAAAGCGTGATTGACGCTCTCAGCAGGTTAACCGGAGCATCGGATCACATCATGATGCAGAACATGTTCTTTGATCGGTCAACCGGAACCGTTGAACATCAAGATCACTATTATCTGGACTCCAACCCCCCTGGCAAGATGGTTGCTGCCTGGTATGCCTTAGAAGATATTCATAAAGATGCTGGATGCTTCTTTGTCCTTCCTGGGAGCCATAAAGGTAAGGTGATAGAGCGGAGTAGCGGAGCCAATTTCTCAGACCACGATTCGTTTGTGAAAGCTATCAACACGCTGATTAATGAGGGCGGGTATGAGTATCGCAGCTTTCCCCTCAAGCGAGGGGATGTACTTTTCTGGCATCCCTATACAATTCATGGAGCATTCAATAACACCGATCCGCGTTATAGCCGTAAGTCCTTAACAGCCCACTATTACCCCAGCCACTTAAAACCGCTTTACTCA is from Leptothermofonsia sichuanensis E412 and encodes:
- a CDS encoding class I SAM-dependent methyltransferase yields the protein MQKIPRLKMIRRDDWLVESCRGKRVLHVGCTDYPITTYKIENNKLLHARLVQVATEVIGLDIDKEGIETLSSLMPEQKFLVHSAEELDQCEALAGQKFDVIVAADVIEHVSNIGLFLAGIRNKLNPGGQLLITTPQAFAIKRMMAMILMGYEYVHPDHIAYFSVSTLSRILSRYDLKVEQIYMFQWRNPTFKNWLGNAIVMPALWLSGGRLCDEIALVVK
- a CDS encoding glycosyltransferase, with amino-acid sequence MYPKKIALFMHGIEAGVFTRLGAALIRGFRQMGISDCDLIVLNATSEEKSWYPDINIVSLNVKHATYALLPLARYLRDYNPDVIFPMPWYFNVIAIWARRLAGASTKVIMTEHNVISLEASIEHRNQLKLRYLPLVMRYSYPFGHGVIGVAQDVLTDLVEQVKVSPHIPMTVIPNTVDIEQIQRLAHEPISHPWFDQAQAPVILTVARLAKQKRLDILIRAFSQVLKTMEARLLILGKGPLRTDLESLCQELQIDQFVSMPGYVPNPYGFMARCRVFVLTSAWEGCPIALQEAFACGAATIVPDSPGGAKDLVDYGKYGMVVPAGDPKILAEAMVKMLQQPDLQQHYRQRALQRSHDFQSLTICKQYLDFYEAVCS
- a CDS encoding glycosyltransferase family 4 protein, with product MNDLRVAWLLPVAWFYWQPSLSEFARLYPNTTVFTGLFPGFASGLEGSLHVEVVGKFRVIEVNRDASSYGDNFTYLSPGIVGHLLKLRPQVIFSSSFGVWTILALILKPLLWWRVIIAYEGSSPGVDYRHSGLRLFVRRVMVWLADACITNSQAGKDYLTEVLSARPDRVFLQPYEIPDEKTLPGSGVIETSLPPLPHPIFLFVGHLIPRKGLPLLLEACATLQMRGYRNYSLLVVGDGPQQEALKTFCQEHGLGDRIHWAGRVSYDQIGSYFKYADVFVFPTLEDTWGVVALEAMLLGKPILCSKGAGTSELVQHGENGYVFPPDNASELADLMQKFMDNPELIGVMGERSQQIMAKYTPQAAARCLAEVTERVMAG
- a CDS encoding glycosyltransferase — translated: MSAETSPRIAFWLGSFGGGGIERITAHLAHSFVRLGIRIDLVLNRGESPHLWRMPDETRIIDLKQPRLSLSLPGLVQYLRQERPAALLSTDHYLNEIALVAGRIANVPTRIVVAEHNQLSKTTRNSNQLKGRLAPLLTRLLYPWADGIVAVSYGVAQDLADTASLPLDQIQTIYNPVITPEILTNAQEPVDHPWFNSQDVPVLLGVGKLEAQKDFPTLLQAFARVRQVRQARLVILGWGPDRPQLEALVQQLGIEEDVDLPGYVQNPYAYMARSRVFVLSSAWEGLPTVLIEAMALGTPVVSTDCESGPSEILANGKYGYLTPVGDSEKLAEAILQVLAGNLKPIDPAWLEQFGLETATRKYLDVLGATSLGTTSLGATRASSQPLAMIEQNN
- a CDS encoding phytanoyl-CoA dioxygenase family protein, which produces MPLKKFSQDQGDLIKEYYNSYGYVVVENLLSPAKIQTFLNAYEKVKHSRAFVFFSQDTHLPTQPKLTPEGFIENSMLYPADLKFWRSFSQSLEECLVDESVIDALSRLTGASDHIMMQNMFFDRSTGTVEHQDHYYLDSNPPGKMVAAWYALEDIHKDAGCFFVLPGSHKGKVIERSSGANFSDHDSFVKAINTLINEGGYEYRSFPLKRGDVLFWHPYTIHGAFNNTDPRYSRKSLTAHYYPSHLKPLYSKDEASKPPKLRKSANPHVQILKSGFGPYVSNAMLYLKAIVNYVRRRGPDYDMRRNSYT